The proteins below are encoded in one region of Mycobacterium pseudokansasii:
- a CDS encoding TIGR03619 family F420-dependent LLM class oxidoreductase encodes MKYTCSVVMAPVDQLVGIAKTAEEVGFDSIALPDSLFFMEKAAADYPYTADGSRMWDENAPWVDPLIAAAAMGSVTSTLRFYTHVLKLGSRQPLLLARQVGSVANLTNNRFGFGIGIGWAPEEFEWCGVPYQRRGARVDEMIEVIKLVLGGGMVEFHGEFFDFDRLQMSPAPSLPVPFYVGGHTDVALKRAARVGDGWSTAMMTSAQLNETIGRLNALRSEYGRADQPFEVQAVCIDKFGVDGHRELAEMGVTDNIVVPWVFDGLGFDAPLEKKQDSLKRFADTYIHSGWQDA; translated from the coding sequence ATGAAGTACACCTGCAGCGTCGTGATGGCGCCGGTCGACCAGTTGGTCGGCATCGCCAAAACCGCCGAAGAAGTCGGGTTCGATTCGATCGCCTTGCCTGATTCTCTGTTTTTCATGGAGAAGGCGGCCGCCGATTATCCCTACACCGCTGACGGGTCGCGGATGTGGGACGAGAACGCCCCATGGGTCGATCCGCTGATCGCCGCCGCCGCGATGGGCTCGGTCACCTCGACACTGCGGTTCTACACCCACGTGTTGAAGCTCGGCTCCCGCCAGCCGCTGCTACTGGCCCGCCAGGTCGGATCGGTGGCCAATCTGACCAACAACCGCTTCGGCTTCGGCATCGGGATCGGTTGGGCACCTGAGGAATTCGAATGGTGCGGAGTACCCTACCAGCGCCGCGGCGCACGGGTCGACGAGATGATCGAGGTGATCAAGCTGGTGCTCGGCGGCGGCATGGTCGAATTCCACGGTGAATTCTTCGATTTCGATCGCCTGCAGATGAGCCCGGCCCCCAGCCTTCCGGTGCCGTTCTACGTCGGCGGGCACACCGACGTGGCACTCAAGCGGGCCGCCCGAGTCGGTGACGGCTGGTCCACCGCGATGATGACCAGCGCGCAACTCAACGAGACCATCGGCCGGCTCAATGCGCTGCGCAGCGAATACGGCCGAGCCGACCAGCCGTTCGAGGTTCAGGCGGTCTGTATCGACAAGTTCGGGGTCGACGGTCACCGCGAGCTCGCCGAGATGGGGGTCACCGACAACATCGTGGTGCCCTGGGTGTTCGACGGCCTGGGCTTCGACGCGCCGCTCGAAAAGAAGCAGGACTCGCTGAAACGCTTCGCCGACACCTATATCCACTCCGGCTGGCAGGACGCATGA
- a CDS encoding nuclear transport factor 2 family protein: MTHPHPAHEAGRRSREAVQARDKQAWLAVFADDAVVEDPIGPSAFDPEGTGHRGRDAISAFWDKAIAPTTRIEFFFRDTFQCGNEEANVGHILITMGDHQITTEGVFTYKADDDGQLVALRAYWEMDRAAATAKKI; encoded by the coding sequence ATGACCCATCCGCACCCCGCGCACGAGGCCGGCCGGCGCTCCCGTGAGGCGGTTCAAGCCCGGGACAAGCAGGCCTGGCTGGCGGTCTTCGCCGACGACGCCGTCGTCGAAGACCCCATCGGGCCATCGGCTTTCGATCCCGAGGGCACCGGCCACCGCGGCCGCGACGCAATATCGGCGTTCTGGGACAAGGCCATCGCGCCCACCACCAGGATCGAGTTCTTCTTCCGCGACACCTTCCAATGCGGCAACGAGGAAGCCAACGTCGGGCACATCCTGATCACCATGGGCGACCATCAGATCACCACCGAAGGGGTGTTCACCTACAAGGCCGACGACGACGGACAGCTGGTGGCGCTGCGGGCGTACTGGGAAATGGACCGCGCCGCCGCGACCGCCAAAAAAATCTAG